In Corallococcus caeni, the genomic stretch CTGGCCGAGCTGGCCCCCGGCGCCACCGAGGACCGCTACGGCGTGAGCATCAGCGGCAGTTCCTCCCCTGAGAGCCAGTACGTCGTGGACGGCCTGTCCGTGAACGACCCCGGCGTGGGCACCCTGGGCACGCCCCTGTCCGTGGAGTTCGTGAAGGAGGTCAACATCATCACCGGCGGCTACATGCCGGAGTACGGCCGCTCCACCGGTGGCGTGCTCAACGTCGTCACCAAGTCCGGCTCCAACGAGTTCCACGGCTCCGTGTTCGCGAACTACGCGCCCGGCGCGTTCCAGACGTCCGGCAAGGAGATCCTCCGCGAGGGCAGCGTCATCTCCGCGCAGGGAAGCGCCCACAACCTGGGCGACTTCGGCTTCGACCTGGGCGGCCCGCTGCTCAAGGACAAGCTCTGGTTCTACGTGGGCGTCGCGCCGTCCTTCAATCGCATCCAGGTGGACCGCCAGCTCAGCAGCTATGAGCTGTGCTCGGAGGTGGACCCCGCCAACGGCTGCTCCGCCGTGGGCGCCCGCCGCAAGGACCCCACCACCGGCTTCTCCCAGGTGTCCCCCATCGAGGGCAGCCGCGTGTCCCGCTTCGCGGACGAGCGCAGCGTCCAGTACCTGGGCAAGCTCACCTACAACTTCAACCCGGACCACAGCCTGTCCCTGTCCGTCTTCGGCACGCCGCGCTCCTCCGGCGGCAGCGGCAAGTACTCCTTCAGCGACGACGGCGAGCCGGAGGTGTGCTCCAGCCTGTCGTGCACCGGCTTCGTGCAGGGCGCGTATGAGGCCATCGCCACCCGCCGCAGCAACAGCGCCATGGACATCGTGGCGAAGCAGGCCTCGTCCTTCTTCGACAAGAAGCTGCTGGTGGACGCGACGCTCGGCTGGCACCACCAGGCGGACTCCATCCTCCCGTCGGACGGCTCCGGCCTGGGCTCCGGCGAGGGCCTGTCCGCGAAGTCCAACATCGCCTGGCGCCGCACCCGCAACCCGGGCCCGCACACCATCAACGAGTTCGAGACGCTCCCGAACGCGGACGACTGTGGCAGCACGCCCGCGGAGCAGATGCTGCGCTGTCCCGTGACGGCCTATTCCACCGGCGGCCCCGGCACCATCAGCATCCAGCGGCTGGACCGCGTGCAGGGCAAGGTGATGGGCACCTACCTGCTGGAGGCCCTGGGCCACCACATCCTCAAGGCGGGCGCGGACATCGAGCGGATGAGCTTCTACAACAAGCGCGCGCGCACGGGCCTCACGCCCTGGCAGGAGTGCACCGGCGGCGACTGCTTCTTCAGCCTCAACCAGTACGGCTACCTGGAGGGCCCGGATCAGCCGGTGTTCCTGCCCAACAAGGAGGGCACCTCCACGTCCACCACCGTGGGCGGCTTCCTCCAGGACAGCTGGTCCGTGCTGGACAAGGTCACCGTCAACGTGGGCCTGCGCTACGACGTGCAGACCATCTACGGCCTGGACGGCGAGGTGGGCCTGCACCTGCCCAACCAGTGGTCCCCGCGCCTGGGCGTCATCTACGACCCGACGCAGAGCGGCCGCGCCAAGGTCTTCGCCAACTACGCGCGCTTCTTCGAGAGCGTCCCCCTGGACATGGCGGACCTGTCCTTCCCGCAGCAGCAGCTGCTGTCCGCCACCTACGACGCACCCCCGTGCAACCCGTCGCGCGAGGGGTCGCTGCTGGTGGACTGCACCCTGGACGCGAACCGCCAGCCCATTGGCAACCGCGAGAGCCCCAACCAGCTGTGGGACGCGCAGGGCGGAGACCGCGTGCCGGTGGACCCCAAGATTCGCGCGCAGTCCGCGGACGAGTTCGTGGTGGGCGGTGAGTACGAGCTGTTCACCGCGAGCCGCGTGGGCGCCACGTACACCCGGCGCTACCTCAACGACGTCATCGAGGACATGAGCCGCGACGACGGCAGCACCTTCTTCCTGGGCAACCCGGGCAAGGGCTACTCCACGGACTTCCCGCTGGCGAAGCGCGAGTACGACGCGGTCAACGTCTACTTCCAGCGCGCCTTCACCAGCGGCTGGCTGGCCCAGGCCAGCTACACCTGGTCCACGCTGCGCGGGAACTACTCCGGCCTGTTCCGCGCGGACACCGGCCAGCTGTCCCCCAACCTCACGCGCGACTTCGACCTGGTGTCGCTCACCATCAACCGCGAGGGCCAGCTGCCCGGGGACCGCACGCACGCGTTCAAGGTCTTCGCCGCGAAGGAGCTGGTGCTGGGGCCGCGCACCAGCATCAACGTGGGCGGCAACTACCGGGCGCGCTCCGGCACGCCGCTCAACTACCTGGGCGCGCACCCGCGCCGCAGCGGTTCGGAGACGTTCATCCTGCCGCGCGGCAGCGCGGGCCGGCTGCCCTGGGTGCACGGCGTGGACGGCCACGTGGGCCTCAACCAGCGGCTGGTGAAGGACTACGTCCTCACGGTGTCCCTGGACGTGTTCAACCTCTTCAACTTCCAGCAGTACACGGACGTGGACCAGACCTTCACCACCACGCGCGTGTACGCCATCGAGCAGGGCGGCAAGCCGGACGACCTCACCGCCTGCCTCACCGCGAACAACCCCAACTGCAAGGTCATCTCCACCGCCACGGGGCTGCCCATTGGCGTGCAGGACATCAACCCCAACTTCAAGCGGCCCACCGCCTACCAGGCCCCGCGCTCCATCCGTCTGGGCGCGAAGCTCACCTTCTAGGCCCCGCACCATGAGGACTCCCGCGATGAAGCTTCGTTGGATGGCAGTGAGTGCAGGAATCGCGTGCGCGGCCGTCGCCGTGGGCGCGTGCGGCAGCGAACCGGAGCCCGAGTGCGTGGTGGCGCGCGCCGTGTCGGACGGCTCCACCGGCTCGTTCGCCGCGACGTACCAGCTCAAGCCCGGGCAGAACCCGGACAACGTCTGCGCGCGGCTCAAGCCGGAGCCGCTGGGCCTGCAGAAGTTCTTCAGCCCCGACCCGGCCGCGCCCGACACCGTGGGCGTGCGCAGCGCGCGGCTGGGCAAGCTGCTGGAGGACTTCGCGTCCCGGCTGTCCGCGGACTCGAAGGCCACCGCCACCGCGGTGGGCCCGTTCGCCACCGTGACGCCGGGGGCGGACCACTTCTGCTCGGTGCCGGAGTTGACGCCCACGCGGCTGGACGTGCCCGCGTCCGTGGCGCCCGACGGCGGCGCGCTGGCGGCGCAGGACTACGGCTACAGCTGGAGCAACCTGCGCATCTACAACACGCCGGAGATTCCGGGCACGCAGTTCACCGCGGACCTCGTCTACACGGAGAACGGCTGCACCGCCGAGTACGCCGTGAAGGGCATCTGGCCGGTGGTGAAGTGCCAGAACAGCAAGACGAAGCTGCCGGACGACACGCTGTGCGACCCGTACGCGGACTACGACGCGGGCCGGCTGCGCGGCTCCGGCATCAACCCGCTGTTCCCCGTGAAGTGCGACCCGGACGCGCTCATCTGCGTGCTCACGGGTGAGGTGCCGTCGGCGCCGTGAGGCCGTGACTTCCGGGACGCAGCGCCTGCGGCAGGTCCCGGAAGTCCTTCACCAGCCAGTCCGGCCGCTCGCGCACCAGGACCTCGCGCGGGAACGACGTGGCGACGGCGACACACGCCGCGCCCGCCGCCCGCGCGGCCCGGAGGCCCACCACCGCGTCCTCGAACACCACGCACGCGTGCGGCGGGACGCCCAGCGCGGCGGCGGCCTTGAGGTACACCTCCGGATCCGGCTTGCCCTGGAGGACGTCCGTGGACGTCACGCGCACGGGGAACAGGTGCTCCAGCCCCACGCGCTCCAGGGCCCGCTCCGCGTTCTGCGCCAGCGCGCTGGTGCCCAGGGCCCAGCGCACGCCCGCCTGCTTCAACGACTGGAGGTAGGCGCCCACGCCGGGAACGGGGGACACCGGCTCGTGGTCGAGCAGCCGGTGGAAGGCCAGCTCGCGGTCATCCGTGAGCGCGGCCACCTGTTCGTCGTCCAGTTCCTGTCCGAACCACGCGCGCAGCGTCTCCCCGGCCCGCCGGCCGTTGGTGGCCAGCAGTTCCTCCCGCGTGGGCA encodes the following:
- a CDS encoding TonB-dependent receptor, whose amino-acid sequence is MVVLWGAGAWAQGNSVITGTLANALDKQRLENVVVTATSPQLQGERTVLSDKSGLYRIPQLPPGTYTLRFEAQGFQPYVRDGILLRIDRTIRFNAELAPDTMSADFEVVGSPPSVDVGSSAAGVTVDQEFIRNIAVIRPGTKGSASRSFEGLAELAPGATEDRYGVSISGSSSPESQYVVDGLSVNDPGVGTLGTPLSVEFVKEVNIITGGYMPEYGRSTGGVLNVVTKSGSNEFHGSVFANYAPGAFQTSGKEILREGSVISAQGSAHNLGDFGFDLGGPLLKDKLWFYVGVAPSFNRIQVDRQLSSYELCSEVDPANGCSAVGARRKDPTTGFSQVSPIEGSRVSRFADERSVQYLGKLTYNFNPDHSLSLSVFGTPRSSGGSGKYSFSDDGEPEVCSSLSCTGFVQGAYEAIATRRSNSAMDIVAKQASSFFDKKLLVDATLGWHHQADSILPSDGSGLGSGEGLSAKSNIAWRRTRNPGPHTINEFETLPNADDCGSTPAEQMLRCPVTAYSTGGPGTISIQRLDRVQGKVMGTYLLEALGHHILKAGADIERMSFYNKRARTGLTPWQECTGGDCFFSLNQYGYLEGPDQPVFLPNKEGTSTSTTVGGFLQDSWSVLDKVTVNVGLRYDVQTIYGLDGEVGLHLPNQWSPRLGVIYDPTQSGRAKVFANYARFFESVPLDMADLSFPQQQLLSATYDAPPCNPSREGSLLVDCTLDANRQPIGNRESPNQLWDAQGGDRVPVDPKIRAQSADEFVVGGEYELFTASRVGATYTRRYLNDVIEDMSRDDGSTFFLGNPGKGYSTDFPLAKREYDAVNVYFQRAFTSGWLAQASYTWSTLRGNYSGLFRADTGQLSPNLTRDFDLVSLTINREGQLPGDRTHAFKVFAAKELVLGPRTSINVGGNYRARSGTPLNYLGAHPRRSGSETFILPRGSAGRLPWVHGVDGHVGLNQRLVKDYVLTVSLDVFNLFNFQQYTDVDQTFTTTRVYAIEQGGKPDDLTACLTANNPNCKVISTATGLPIGVQDINPNFKRPTAYQAPRSIRLGAKLTF
- a CDS encoding HAD family hydrolase translates to MSPSTSNITSFDAVLFDLDGVVIDTTELHYRVWEEFARERGYVPTREELLATNGRRAGETLRAWFGQELDDEQVAALTDDRELAFHRLLDHEPVSPVPGVGAYLQSLKQAGVRWALGTSALAQNAERALERVGLEHLFPVRVTSTDVLQGKPDPEVYLKAAAALGVPPHACVVFEDAVVGLRAARAAGAACVAVATSFPREVLVRERPDWLVKDFRDLPQALRPGSHGLTAPTAPHP